The DNA segment ACCCGACAAGGGCTTAGTTTCGAGCAGCCTCGCTGCCCCAGCCTTGCAATCATTTCCAAAGCGCTTGGGTTTCGGCGACGGCAAACACTGCGGTTGCAAAAATGTGAAAAAATTCGCTTGAATTGTAAAAATCTACAACTTATAGGGCCCCTTCTTTAAAAAATGCGCGGACGCTCAGACGTTCCAATGGTTGCCGATTATGAACAATATATCCGAAAGAGGCGGCCTCGGCCGTTGCGTTCCTCAAACAGCGTATGCTCGAAGGGTGGACCGAGTCTATCAACTCTGAGTTGATAACAGGTGAACTCAGAAAGTCGGAAGCACGTTGGCCTCAGTTTCTTATCAAACCTCCATCCGGAGTACGAACCAAACGGGATCAGCGGGCTGGGGAAAAGTACGGGATGTTTGGCGTCCTGAACTGGGCACTGAATTTTGACGGCATCGACAGGAGATCGCTATGGCGAAGAAAGTATCCGTTGGGATTAAATACGAAATCAATGAATATGGTTATCGCCGGGCGACAACTCGGGATTGGACTGAGGATGAGGTTGCGGAGGCTGTTGCCTTTCTGAAGCAAGACATGCCCGAAGGATGGGCCGAACTGGAAGAGTTAGAGCGAACGACAGGCGACCTTAGAGAATCTGACGCTGCGGGTAATCTGTTTGCTGCCTTATCGGATCTTTATCCGGACTGTGAGCCGAGCGAAATCAGTCAATTGTCCTTGAAAGTTAGAATTGCGCGCCGGTCGGCACTTGGCATTGAATTCTGACAGCATCAAAACAGCGGCTGTTTTCAATTTACAGCAGAAAATTGCGTTCAATAACCGAGCCAGCCAACAACGAGACAGAAGATATTGATGGCCAAGAAAGTATCCGTTGGGATTAAATACGAAATCGATGAATATGGTTTGCGCCCGGCGACAACTCGGGATTGGACTGAGGATGAGGTTGCGGACGCTGTTGCCTTTCTGAAGCAAGACATGCCTGAAGGATGGGCCGAACTGGAAGAGTTGGAGCGAACGACAGGCGACCTCAGAGAATCTGACGCAGCGGGTAACCTGTTTGCTGCCTTATCGGAACTTTATCCGGACTGTGAGCCGTGTGAAATCAGTCAATTGGCCTGGAAAGTTAGAATTGCGCGCCGGACGGCGCTTGGCATTGAATTCTGACAGTATCAAACAGCGCTGTTTTCCATTTGCAGCAGAAAATTGAGTTCAATAACCGCCAGCCAACAACGAGACAGAAGATATTGATGGCCAAGAAAGTATCCTTTGGGGTTGATCCCGGATTTGATAAGTTGGGTCATCAGTATGCAAGACGGCGCGACTGGACAGAGGATGAAATGGCCGAGGCCATTGCGTTTAAAGCAGGAACGGCCAAAAATTTGGGCTGACTTGGTGGAAATCGAGCTAACGACCGGCGAACTGCGCGGCTCCGAGGCTAAGCATATCGAGTTCGGTGCGTTGGCCAATTTCTACCCAGAATGTCAGCAGAGCGAAATCAGCCAATTGAGATGGAAAGTCCGGCAAACTCGTTGGACCGAGCTAGGCATTGAATTCTAGCGGCACACTCAATGATGGCGGTTTGTCCGGAACTGTCATCTTAATGAATAACCGGATTCACGAAGCAAAGAACAGGAGATATCTATGGCCAAGAAAGTATCCGTTGGGATTAAATACGAAATCAATGAATATGGTTTGCGCCGGGCGACATCTCGGGATTGGACTGAGGATGAGGTTGCAGAGGCTGTTGCATTTCTGAAGCAAGAGATGCCGGAAGGATGGGCCGAACTGGAAGAGTTGGAGAGAACGACAGGCGACCTCAGAGTATCTGAAGCGGCGGATAATCTGTTTGCTGTATTGTCGGGTCTTTATCCGGACTGTGAGCCGTGTGAAATCAGTCAGTTGGCCTGGAAAGTTAGAATTGCGCGCCGGACGTCGCTTGGTTTAAAATAATATTGGAGTTTAGGAACGGCAAGCGGACCTATTATTTCTTAAGGCACCTCAATGTCTTATGCATTCCGGGCCGGTCGCGAGCATCGCTTGATAATATGCCACCTAGGCCAAGCGTGATGGATGCACACATCCAGGACCAGCGCTAAGGCCGAGCGCCTCATCTTTGAAGGGCTGCCGGCATTCAACATTCCTTTCATGTTTAACGCTGAAGCGCTCTGGGCAGGGACTGCACCGGGCCGACGGCGGCGCGCATTTGGGCGGCGGCGCCGGCGAGGGCGCGGGCGCGGGCGCTGGCCACGGATGCGGCGTGAAGGCTGCCGGCGACGCTCAGTCTGTCCCGGCCCAAAGCCTTCGCCTCGTAGAGCGCCATGTCGGCCTGGACCATGGCGTCGGCCAGTGTGCCGCCGGGATCGGCCATGGCAATGCCGATGCTCACCGTCAGGGCGATTTTCGTGCCCTGGTGTGCCGGTGCGGGTGTCGTTCTGACGGCGGTGCAGATCGCGTCGGCGATATCAGCCACATCCAGCCGGCTGGTTCCGGCAAGAGCTATGCCGAATTCCTCGCCACCCAGCCGCCCAAGGATGCCTCTTCCTGCGAGCGTTCCGCGCACGGTGGCGGTGAAATGCACAAGTGCTGCATCGCCGCCGGCGTGGCCATGCAGATCGTTGATCTGCTTGAAACGATCAAGGTCCAGCAGCATGAACGCCGTCTGCTCGCCAGAAGCCGAGGCGTTCTGGAACATCTGCTCGAATGCGGACATGAACGCGCGGCGTGACAGGGCGCCGGTCAGATCGTCATGGGCGATCATATGGCGCAGATTGGCAATCAGCCAGCCATGCAGCATGAGGATCACCCCCAGAAAGAACAGCGGCATGATCATCAGGCCTGTCGCCATGAAAGCCGTCATCCAGATCGGCGGATCAAGGGCGTCGTGCAAACCGGTGGCGGCCGTGACGGCCTGAGCGGCATGAAGGATGGCGGCCAGGAACGCCATGACGCAGCAAAACAGCATATAGGGGGCGATGGCCCGCTCTTTCGGCCAATGGCGCAGGATGGTCGCACCGATCACGAAGCAGATCAGGCTCAGCAGTCCCGTGCCGGCCAGAACGTGCACCGCATGGCTGTCAGCGGCATCACCGAAGAGCAAAAGCACTGTCGCGATCGTTGCAAGAAGTACAACCGTTGGCCATGCGCTAAGCGGCGGGCGGGCGAGGAACTGCCGGAAGCCTCTCAGCAGCAAGAGGCCGGAAGCCGCAATCAGCGTGTCGCCGATGACCGTGTGAAACCACTGCGGGGCAATGCCGGCCGTCAATGCCAGCGATGCGGCAAGCGCCGTCGTCAGGCAGGCGGCGCAGAAGCTTGCAATGCCGGGAACGCCGGTCTTGCGCAGCGATAAAAGCACGGGAAACATGACCAAAAGCGAAATGACTGCAATCGCGGAAAGAAAGCTCATAGGGGCGGATTCCTGCCGGGTGGCGCTCAAAAAAGAAGGGTCCGCCGATGCGGATAAGGCGAAATTCGTAATATCGCCGATTTAATTTTTTCAGCCGAAATTGCCTTCAATTTTAATGGATCGGGAGCTGTTTCGCAATTTCCACTTGTATGCGGTGGTGTGCCGGATCAAACTTGCGCGCGACCGGTGAACGCGTTGGTGAGTTACACCTTTGCAGGCGACTTCGATGGCGGCCGCAAGGGTGATTCGCTACCATCTGACTGCAACAGGACCGGCGGATCAGACTGCAGATGGATCGGGAACAGAGAGCGGTCCAGGCGTGCGGCAAACCCATCGCGACGCAGGGTGATGCCGCGAAAAAACATGTCTCATCTCAGCGTCTCCTTATTCTCGCCAAAAAATAGAGGTTTGAGACCGGACGCAAATATAGTTTTTCGAGCTTCAGGTTGGCCGCCGGCGAAATGCGCAGTGGGTCAACGGATCTCCCGGCCATGATGTCCTGGGCGGGGAAGGTACCTTCTTTGCTTTTTTGCCTGCGGCAGGTGCCGCTCTCCTCTGCTCACCCTGCTCCCTGATTTCTTGGAGCCCGTGTAAAGGAATTGGTTACCATAATTTGTCATTCTTCCGATCGACCGGCAGGCCCCGGCAAGCGCGCAGTTCAGCGCATCGTGGGCTTTGGACCGGCCTCGGCGGCAATGCGTCTTGTTGCTCTCCGATTGAGTAATGCGTTTCGGGTAACAAGCATCATGGCGTTTGCAGCAGAAAAATGCAGTCATTCCGCGGCTTCCGGCAAGGCGCGCCACTATCGCGGTCCCCAGGCCCCCAAGGCTAAAGGCTCAAGGCAATCCAAGCCGTTGGCGCGGTTGCTTGCCGGCGCCACTGTTGCCGGGATCGCCATCGCGGCCTCGGTCTGGATGGTCGCGACCTTTGCGGCGATGCAGAACATGGGGTCGTCGCTGCCGTCCGGCAAAGGTCCGCGCCTTGAGGCGTCATTGGGTCTCAACCCGATCCCGCATGCGGCCCCGCAACAGCGCGTCGTACACCTGGCCAAATTTTCGCGGCTTACCGTCTTGCCGCGTATCAACCTTGTGGCAACGGCTGTGCCGCAAAAGAGCATGGCTGCAGTCGCCATGGTCAAGCCTGCCGTGGATTTTGCCGAAAAGACGCAGGTTGCCGCGCTTGCAAAAGCGGCTGCTGCCAAAGGCGATGCCGTCATAACCGGCTCGACGCCGGTGACAGCCAACGCGCTGGTGGAGACGGTATCGGTGCGCGAGCAGGGACTTGGCAAGCCGTTCAACCTGGTCATGCCGGAGCCCGCTTCGTCGCTGAACGGCATGTTGCCGGATCTGGGGCCTTTGCCCCTGTCCAAACCGCGCGGTGTTGCGGATGCGGCCCGCAAGGTTGATGACAAGGCCACCAAGCCCGCCGTCAAGGAACTGGCTTACGCCAAGCCTGATCTCCCCATGGATGACGACAACGAGGTTCGCCCGGCATTTAGGGGCAAAAGAGGGGTCGCCTATTACGATATCTCGGCCGGCGTGGTCTACATGCCGAATGGCGAGAAGCTGGAGGCGCATTCCGGCATCGGCAAGATGCGCGACAATCCGGACTATGTTCACGTCAAGATGAAGGGCCCGACGCCGCCCGGCACCTACAAGGTGACGATGCGGGAATCGCTCTTCCACGGTGTTGCCGCCGTGCGTCTGACGCCGGTGAACGGCGTGGCTCCGCATGGCCGCGACGGCCTGCTCGCCCACAGCTATCTCCTGAGAAACCGCGGCGATTCCCATGGCTGCGTTGCCTTCGAGGAATATCCGCGCTTCCTGAAAGCGTTCAAGCGTGGCGAGATCACCCATATGGTCATCGTCAAGAGCATGAAGGGCTTCTCCGCGCCCAAGCGCACCTTCGCCTCGCTGTTTTCCAAGGGGGCATGACGGATATTCTTGAAAGGGCGTAAGCCGTATCAAACCATAACGGACAAAGGGCGCGAAAGCTTGAGGGCTTCGCGCCCTTTGCCCGTTATGCCAGGCAGCTAGCCTGTTTAAGCCCTGCCAGCGGGCCGTTGATCGCGAGGATTGGGGAATTGCCACCGCCTGCGCGGTACTCTAATCCCCTCTACAATCTTAGGGGACGGCGTTCATGCGAATCAGTGCAATTACGAACTGGGCCTATGGCGTAACCGTCGTCCTGACCGTGCTTTCCGGTGGCGCATTCATTCTGTCGGCCGATAGCGCCAACCAGGAGCGGCTGGCGGTCGAGGAGCACCTTGCCTTCGAGGCCCTGGCGCAGGACCTTGCCCTTGGCGCCGAGGAGCGAAGTGACGAAGCGCGCCTGTATGTGATGCGCGGCGACGAGCGTCATCTGATTGCGTTTCACGGCAGGGAAAACGAGGAACACCGCCGCGAGGCGACGATCAAGACGTTGAAGGCGCGCGGGGCCTCGTCTGCAGAAACGGCCGCGCTCGAAGAGGTCGAGCAGGATGCCGAGGCGCTGGACAGGCTCGAGGTTGCGGCAATCACCGCCTATGGCAATGGCGAGCAGTCGAAAGCCCAGCAAATGCTGTTTGGCCCCGAGCACGAGCGCCTGCAGACGGATTTGCTGGAAACGGTCGCGCGCTTTCGCGATCTGGTCAATACCCGCACCGGCAATGCGCTGAACGATGCGCGGTTGAGAAGCGACTGGTTCGGCCTTGTCGCCAAGACCATGCTGGCGCTGACGGCAGCGCTTTTTCTCGGCGTTCTCTATTTCGTTCTTCGCCGCCGTATCGCTATGCCGCTCGCGCATATGACCGGTATCGTCACCCGGCTCGCCAAGCAGGATTATGCCGTCGAGGTGCCGCTCGATCAGCGGCGCGACGAGATCGGCGAAATGAACGAAGCCATCCATATTTTTCGCGCCAATGGCCTGGAGCGCGACCGGCTGGATGCGGAGAGGCGGCTCGACCAGCAGACCAAGGATCTGATCCTGCAGATGATGCACCGGCTGCAGGCCTGCCAGACGCAGACCGAGCTCGCCGATGTCGTGGCGCGGTTTGCGCCGCAGATTTTCCCCAATCTTGCCGGGCATCTTTATGTTCTCAACGAAAGCCGTACCTTACTTTCAACGATCGGCAGCTGGCTCGATCCGCATCAATCGGCGGCATCCTTTGCCTCCAGCGCCTGTTGGGGGCTGCGGCGCGGGCGGCCGCATCTGAGCAATCGCGGCCAGAGCGACATCGCCTGCCAGCATCTGAACGAAAGCAATGTCACAGGGCTTTGCGTGCCGCTGACGGCGCAGGGCGATACGATCGGGCTTCTCTATTTCGAGGAACGTTCGGATGTGGTGACCGATGTCGAAACCTCGCGTCTTTATCTGGAACTGATTGCCGAAAATATCGGCCTTGCGGTTGCCAATCTTCAGTTGCGCGAAAAACTCACCCATCTTGCCGTGCGCGATGCGCTGACGGGGTTGTTCAACCGGCGCTGGCTTGATGAAAGCCTCAACCGTCATGCACGCGAGGAAGCGGTCAGTCCGTTGGTGTGCCTGATGATCGACATCGATCATTTCAAGCGCTTCAACGACGAATTCGGCCATGATGCCGGCGATGTCGTCATGCAATATGTGGCGCAGATCGTCATCGACATGGTTGGCGGCGCCGGCACGGCCTACCGCTTCGGCGGCGAGGAGTTCACGGTGCTTTTGCCGGGGATGACCGAGGCGGCCGGGTTCGAATTTGCCGAAGCGCTGCGCACCAAGATCGCGACCGCACCGCTGTCGCATCGCGGCCGTATCCTCGGTTCGGTCGCGGTGTCCATCGGCGTGGCATCGGCGCCCGCCGCAGGTACGGTGCCGACCTTGCTGACGCGGGCGGATGCCGCCCTTTTGAATGCCAAGGCCGGTGGCCGCAACATGACGGTCTCGGCCGCAAAGCTCATCCTCGGCGGTCTGCAGGATCAGGCTTAGCTGGGCGCGTGAGCGGGCATGAGGCGGTGGTCTTTGGGACGGGTGGGAGATATTTCCCGAGCCCTGCGGCTGTGGATCCTCGGGTCAAGCCCGAGGATGACGGAGTGGGGTGGGCTTGCGGGAGATGACGGTCGGAATTGAGCCTGCGGAGTTGGTGTCTTGAGCTGGCGTAAATAGAATTGCGCGGTGCAGGTGTTACCAAGTTTGCCTGCGAATGGCCGACTGTTCGAGTCTATGGGTGACGCAGAAAATGGAAACCTCGGCTGTTGCGTCTTCTTGAAAAAGAATACGGCATCCCCCAAAAATCCGTCATCCTCGGGCTTGACCCGAGGATCCACTCCCAAGCATCATTACAACCATGGCGGGCTATGTCTATATCGTCACCAATCACAAACGGGGAACGCTCTATATCGGCGTGACCTCTGATCTCGAGCGCCGTATTTTCGAGCACCGCGAAGCTTTAACGCCGGGTTTCACAGCTAAATATGGCTGCAAACAACTTGTCTGGTATGAAGAGCATCTGTCGATCGGCACGGCGATCCAGCGCGAAAAATCCCTCAAGCGCTGGTACCGGCAATGGAAGATCGAGTTGATCGAGGCGATGAATCCGGACTGGCGGGATCTGTATCAAGAACTTTGGTAGGTTTGGGCGTGGATCCTCGGGTCAAGCCCGAGGATGACGGGCTTGGGGGCGTGACGTTGCATCGGTTGATGCTGGAGATTGCGGCATTGGTTGATGCTTGAGATGGCAGTTTCGATTGATGCCGAGAATGATGGTTGCTGTTGATGACCGGCAACGGCTTGGGTGATGACCTGGGCGCCGATATTAAATCAAGACTTTGTGTGACGGAGGGGACGTTGAGCGGCTTTTCTGGCGGAGGTCCGAATTGCCTTGCGGCTCTACGTACCCCTCCCGTCATCCTCGCACTAGACTCGAGCATCCAACCCGAAGCATCATTTTAGCCATAGCGGGTTCTGATCGAGCCGAAGGATAATGCAGTACTTGGAGACACCGGCTAGCATAAACTCTTTGTGAAAGGCATACGGCATCCCCCCAAAAGTCGTCATTCCCCAAAGTCGTCATCCTCGGGCTTGACCCGAGGATCCCCGCCGCCCCCGCCTAAACTTTCTCCACAAACCCATCCAGCACCCGCTTCTGTCCGGCCCGGTCGAAATCGATCGTCAGCTTGTTGCCCTCGATGCCGGCGATATTCCCGTTGCCGAACTTGATATGGAACACCCGGTCGCCGACGGTGAATTTCGAGGGTTCGTCGATCTTGGACTTGGCGATCAGTTCGCCGTCGATGGTGCGCGCTTTCGGGCCGCTTTCGCC comes from the Pararhizobium qamdonense genome and includes:
- a CDS encoding GIY-YIG nuclease family protein codes for the protein MAGYVYIVTNHKRGTLYIGVTSDLERRIFEHREALTPGFTAKYGCKQLVWYEEHLSIGTAIQREKSLKRWYRQWKIELIEAMNPDWRDLYQELW
- a CDS encoding DUF2778 domain-containing protein, translating into MAFAAEKCSHSAASGKARHYRGPQAPKAKGSRQSKPLARLLAGATVAGIAIAASVWMVATFAAMQNMGSSLPSGKGPRLEASLGLNPIPHAAPQQRVVHLAKFSRLTVLPRINLVATAVPQKSMAAVAMVKPAVDFAEKTQVAALAKAAAAKGDAVITGSTPVTANALVETVSVREQGLGKPFNLVMPEPASSLNGMLPDLGPLPLSKPRGVADAARKVDDKATKPAVKELAYAKPDLPMDDDNEVRPAFRGKRGVAYYDISAGVVYMPNGEKLEAHSGIGKMRDNPDYVHVKMKGPTPPGTYKVTMRESLFHGVAAVRLTPVNGVAPHGRDGLLAHSYLLRNRGDSHGCVAFEEYPRFLKAFKRGEITHMVIVKSMKGFSAPKRTFASLFSKGA
- a CDS encoding sensor domain-containing diguanylate cyclase; its protein translation is MRISAITNWAYGVTVVLTVLSGGAFILSADSANQERLAVEEHLAFEALAQDLALGAEERSDEARLYVMRGDERHLIAFHGRENEEHRREATIKTLKARGASSAETAALEEVEQDAEALDRLEVAAITAYGNGEQSKAQQMLFGPEHERLQTDLLETVARFRDLVNTRTGNALNDARLRSDWFGLVAKTMLALTAALFLGVLYFVLRRRIAMPLAHMTGIVTRLAKQDYAVEVPLDQRRDEIGEMNEAIHIFRANGLERDRLDAERRLDQQTKDLILQMMHRLQACQTQTELADVVARFAPQIFPNLAGHLYVLNESRTLLSTIGSWLDPHQSAASFASSACWGLRRGRPHLSNRGQSDIACQHLNESNVTGLCVPLTAQGDTIGLLYFEERSDVVTDVETSRLYLELIAENIGLAVANLQLREKLTHLAVRDALTGLFNRRWLDESLNRHAREEAVSPLVCLMIDIDHFKRFNDEFGHDAGDVVMQYVAQIVIDMVGGAGTAYRFGGEEFTVLLPGMTEAAGFEFAEALRTKIATAPLSHRGRILGSVAVSIGVASAPAAGTVPTLLTRADAALLNAKAGGRNMTVSAAKLILGGLQDQA
- a CDS encoding GGDEF domain-containing protein; protein product: MSFLSAIAVISLLVMFPVLLSLRKTGVPGIASFCAACLTTALAASLALTAGIAPQWFHTVIGDTLIAASGLLLLRGFRQFLARPPLSAWPTVVLLATIATVLLLFGDAADSHAVHVLAGTGLLSLICFVIGATILRHWPKERAIAPYMLFCCVMAFLAAILHAAQAVTAATGLHDALDPPIWMTAFMATGLMIMPLFFLGVILMLHGWLIANLRHMIAHDDLTGALSRRAFMSAFEQMFQNASASGEQTAFMLLDLDRFKQINDLHGHAGGDAALVHFTATVRGTLAGRGILGRLGGEEFGIALAGTSRLDVADIADAICTAVRTTPAPAHQGTKIALTVSIGIAMADPGGTLADAMVQADMALYEAKALGRDRLSVAGSLHAASVASARARALAGAAAQMRAAVGPVQSLPRALQR